From the genome of Gracilinanus agilis isolate LMUSP501 chromosome 2, AgileGrace, whole genome shotgun sequence, one region includes:
- the LOC123233297 gene encoding olfactory receptor 1N1-like, which translates to MGHGNQTIIYEFLLHGLSQWSEYQHLFFGLFLFMYLVTLAGNSLIFLVIVSEACLHTPMYFFLACLSFADIGLSSSIVLKMLHNTYTQHHTISYTGCLMQLYFFLTFGNLDSFLLGVMAYDRYVAICRPLHYNTAMNPRLCILLVSACFVMTNIHALIHTILMSKLSFCVHGEILHFFCDISPLLKLSCSDTHINELMVFVVGGPVLMFPFLCTMVSYIQIVSAILRIPSGSGGRRKAFSTCGSHLSVVCLFYGTTSSVYLLPSSSSSTKDIVSSVVYTLVTPMLNPFLYSLRNRDMKKALKNLIRSRIFTPSSY; encoded by the coding sequence ATGGGACATGGAAATCAAACTATTATCTATGAGTTTCTCCTCCATGGACTTTCCCAGTGGTCAGAATACCAACATCTCTTCTTTGGGCTGTTTCTCTTCATGTACCTAGTCACTCTGGCTGGGAATTCACTCATCTTCCTGGTAATTGTCTCTGAAGCTTGTCTCCATACCCCCATGTATTTTTTCTTGGCCTGCCTCTCTTTTGCTGACATTGGTCTATCCTCCAGCATAGTTTTGAAGATGCTACATAACACGTATACCCAGCATCACACCATCTCCTACACAGGATGCCTGATGCAGCTCTATTTCTTCCTGACATTTGGAAACTTGGACAGTTTTTTATTGGGCGTGATGGCATATGATCGTTATGTGGCCATCTGTCGTCCACTCCACTATAACACAGCCATGAATCCTAGGCTGTGTATCTTGTTAGTGAGTGCATGCTTTGTCATGACTAACATCCATGCTCTCATACATACCATTCTCATGTCAAAGCTGTCTTTTTGTGTGCATGGGGAAATCTTACACTTTTTCTGTGACATCAGCCCCCTCTTGAAGCTGTCTTGCTCTGATACACACATCAATGAGTTAATGGTCTTTGTTGTGGGGGGCCCAGTTTTGATGTTTCCCTTCCTGTGCACTATGGTCTCCTATATTCAAATCGTTTCAGCCATCCTGAGGATTCCTTCAGGCAGTGGAGGGAGGCGCAAAGCCTTTTCCACTTGTGGTTCCCACCTCTCTGTTGTCTGTTTGTTCTATGGCACTACCTCCAGTGTCTATCTTCTGCCATCATCTTCCTCCTCCACAAAGGACATTGTGTCCTCTGTGGTATATACATTGGTCACCCCAATGTTAAATCCTTTCCTTTATAGCTTGAGAAACCGGGATATGAAAAAAGCCCTGAAGAATCTTATCAGAAGCAGGATATTTACTCCTTCATCATATTAA
- the LOC123233298 gene encoding olfactory receptor 1N1-like, translated as MAYDRYVAICRPLHYNTAMNPRLCILLVSACFVMTNIHALIHTILMSKLSFCVHGEILHFFCDISPLLKLSCSDTHINELMVFVVGGPVLMFPFLCTMVSYIQIVSAILRIPSGSGGRRKAFSTCGSHLSVVCLFYGTTSSVYLLPSSSSSTKDIVFSVVYTLVTPMLNPFLYSLRNRDMKKALKNLIRSRIFTPSSY; from the coding sequence ATGGCATATGATCGTTATGTGGCCATCTGTCGTCCACTCCACTATAACACAGCCATGAATCCTAGGCTGTGTATCTTGTTAGTGAGTGCATGCTTTGTCATGACTAACATCCATGCTCTCATACATACCATTCTCATGTCAAAGCTGTCTTTTTGTGTGCATGGGGAAATCTTACACTTTTTCTGTGACATCAGCCCCCTCTTGAAGCTGTCTTGCTCTGATACACACATCAATGAGTTAATGGTCTTTGTTGTGGGGGGCCCAGTTTTGATGTTTCCCTTCCTGTGCACTATGGTCTCCTATATTCAAATCGTTTCAGCCATCCTGAGGATTCCTTCAGGCAGTGGAGGGAGGCGCAAAGCCTTTTCCACTTGTGGTTCCCACCTCTCTGTTGTCTGTTTGTTCTATGGCACTACCTCCAGTGTCTATCTACTGCCATCATCTTCCTCCTCCACAAAGGACATTGTGTTCTCTGTGGTGTATACATTGGTCACCCCAATGTTAAATCCTTTCCTTTATAGTTTGAGAAACCGGGATATGAAAAAAGCCCTGAAGAATCTTATCAGAAGCAGGATATTTACTCCTTCATCATATTAA